Proteins co-encoded in one Planctomycetota bacterium genomic window:
- a CDS encoding glycosyltransferase family 4 protein, protein MRSLRRPPPRRGYRSTAGRHQPRSVTAGAGGMGAGRRRDPRGRPCHAPRRGRRGPSGDGAVRTRRGPLPARPPGRGGRCPGRPARRVHGPPRARDRRQRRAPHPAGQLAGHRHRHPGGACGARPLPRRLRSRRPLRPGLARRRLTRSPPSTTMPTVRLPTRAGNLPRVVIDLEKLRHINCGLGRFSLHLGRGIHAAAAGRFEPVFLLPRDGWRHFPGITAESLFVCPWRKEFVQRWLRPVVGRAAGGARPALWHSTNQMSRYLPLDARVPVLLTIHDLNFLHEAGAESRPRERVRKLADIQRRVDRATAIVTDSRWVADDVARHVDIGDRPLHVVPLGVAAPVPARPDRPPFLPPGPFLLTVGNALPHKNFHVLLELIAAEPGTRLVIAGKKATPYGEHLERSIAARGLGDRVFMPGEVPDADRQWLYENCEAFFFPSLTEGFGFPVLEAMQCGRPVFISRRTSLPEIAGDLGEYLDVFDGPSLAAAWRRGMARFHGDPHRGSTLRRHAATYSWEATARGYADVYAGLVGRAPVTAMRRAGGTAIPPLRRAC, encoded by the coding sequence ATGCGGTCTCTACGCCGACCTCCGCCGCGCCGGGGGTATCGATCCACCGCCGGTCGTCATCAGCCCCGATCCGTCACGGCTGGCGCTGGCGGAATGGGCGCGGGCCGCCGCCGCGACCCGCGAGGTCGGCCATGCCACGCGCCGCGCCGCGGTCGCCGAGGACCATCTGGCGACGGCGCGGTGCGAACTCGACGAGGCCCGCTGCCAGCGCGACCGCCTGGCCGCGGAGGCCGATGCCCTGGCCGCCCGGCTCGCCGAGTGCACGGCCCGCCTCGAGCGCGAGACCGCCGACAACGCCGCGCTCCGCACCCGGCTGGCCAGCTGGCAGGCCACCGCCACCGACATCCAGGAGGCGCTTGCGGCGCTCGACCGCTGCCGCGGCGGCTCCGATCTCGCCGGCCGCTTCGCCCGGGGTTGGCCCGACGCCGCCTGACCCGCTCCCCTCCGAGCACCACCATGCCCACCGTCCGCCTCCCCACCCGCGCCGGCAACCTGCCGCGCGTCGTCATCGACCTGGAGAAGCTGCGGCACATCAACTGCGGCCTCGGCCGCTTCTCGCTGCACCTCGGCCGCGGGATCCACGCCGCCGCCGCCGGCCGCTTCGAGCCGGTGTTCCTCCTCCCCCGCGACGGCTGGCGGCACTTCCCCGGGATCACGGCCGAGAGCCTGTTCGTCTGCCCGTGGCGGAAGGAATTCGTGCAACGCTGGCTCCGGCCGGTCGTCGGACGCGCTGCGGGCGGGGCCCGACCGGCGCTGTGGCACTCCACCAACCAGATGTCACGCTACCTGCCGCTCGACGCACGCGTGCCGGTGCTGCTGACGATCCACGACCTCAACTTCCTCCACGAGGCCGGCGCCGAGAGCCGTCCGCGCGAGCGCGTCCGGAAACTGGCCGACATCCAGCGCCGTGTCGACCGCGCCACCGCGATCGTCACCGATTCCCGCTGGGTGGCGGACGACGTCGCCCGCCACGTCGACATCGGCGACCGGCCGCTGCACGTCGTTCCGCTGGGGGTCGCCGCGCCGGTGCCGGCGCGTCCCGATCGCCCTCCGTTCCTCCCCCCCGGGCCGTTCCTGCTCACCGTCGGCAACGCGCTGCCCCACAAGAACTTCCACGTCCTTCTCGAACTGATCGCTGCCGAGCCCGGGACGAGGTTGGTGATCGCGGGCAAGAAGGCGACCCCCTACGGCGAGCACCTCGAGCGCTCGATCGCCGCTCGGGGCCTCGGCGACAGGGTCTTCATGCCCGGCGAGGTCCCCGACGCCGACCGCCAGTGGCTGTACGAGAACTGCGAGGCGTTCTTCTTCCCGTCGCTCACCGAGGGGTTCGGGTTCCCCGTGCTCGAGGCGATGCAGTGCGGCCGGCCGGTGTTCATCTCCCGGCGCACGAGCCTGCCGGAGATCGCCGGTGACCTCGGGGAGTATCTCGACGTCTTCGACGGGCCGTCGCTGGCCGCCGCCTGGCGGCGCGGGATGGCCCGGTTCCACGGCGATCCCCACCGCGGCTCCACGCTTCGCCGGCACGCCGCGACGTATTCCTGGGAGGCGACCGCCCGCGGCTACGCCGACGTGTACGCCGGTCTCGTCGGCCGAGCGCCCGTGACGGCCATGCGGCGCGCGGGCGGAACTGCCATTCCGCCGCTCCGGCGCGCCTGCTAA